One window of the Chiroxiphia lanceolata isolate bChiLan1 chromosome 30, bChiLan1.pri, whole genome shotgun sequence genome contains the following:
- the LOC116799990 gene encoding inhibin beta C chain-like — protein MPPPPSRDPSCRADPPAPGFPLHPGHPRDGTGVASVPPAPPGQPRAEPPQQQHHPPGSTLTGHPRPGGSAGTQGRLSRPGSANICGHVRRNEPILAPRSSPAAPLRNPAPPLSRPGSRTRPLGPPEMTVPVALLLLSLLRTAAARGERCPACGVAALAPGAQRDALLALAKQSILAKLRLPARPSAPQPPGRGALLAALRRLREQRSDTAALPGMLRDGPGTGLQEYEVLSFAESGSSTSRSLRLHFRFSRELARSTEILQATLYLFWAAPSPGAQPVTVRLLWPDPAGTNMTVASETWLEVQRPGWTTLDVGLAVQSVSGQDTPRLTVELEVPEDRGSPLLADHSDSHRPFVVAQARARASHRVHRRGVDCGAGSRMCCRQEFFVDFKEIGWEDWIIQPEGYHMNYCAGLCPLHMAGIPGLAASFHTAVLNRIKAASAAAAVDSCCVPTQRRPLSLLYYDRDSNIVKTDIPDMIVDSCGCT, from the exons atgcccccccccccaagcagGGATCCCTCATGCCGCGCTGATCCCCCCGCTCCGGGGTTCCCACTGCACCCTGGGCACCCCCGGGATGGGACCGGCGTGGCCTCCgtgccccccgccccgccgggacAGCcccgggctgagcccccccagcagcagcaccacccGCCCGGCTCCACCTTAACCGGGCACCCGCGCCCGGGCGGCTCTGCGGGAACACAGGGGCGTTTATCTCGCCCGGGATCAGCCAATATTTGTGGCCACGTCAGGAGGAACGAGCCCATCCTCGCTCCCCGCtccagccccgccgccccgctccgcAACCCGGCCCCGCCGCTGTCCCGTCCCGGTTCTCGGACACGACCGCTGGGACCCCCGGAGATGACGGTCCCGgtggccctgctgctcctgagcctCCTGCGGACGGCGGCTGCCAGGGGCGAGCGGTGCCCGGCCTGCGGGGTGGCCGCGCTGGCCCCCGGCGCTCAGCGGGACGCGCTCCTGGCGTTGGCCAAGCAGAGCATCCTGGCCAAGCTCCGCTTGCCGGCCCGGCCCAGCGCCCCCCAacccccgggccggggggctCTGCTGGCCGCGCTCCGCAGGCTGCGGGAGCAGCGCTCGGACACGGCCGCGCTCCCGGGGATGCTCCGGGACGGCCCCGGGACGGGGCTGCAGGAATACGAGGTCCTGAGCTTTGCCGAGTCAG GATCCTCCACCTCCCGCAGCCTCCGCCTGCATTTCCGCTTCTCCCGAGAGCTGGCCAGGAGCACAGAGATCCTGCAGGCCACCCTCTACCTGTTctgggcagcccccagccccggggcacAGCCTGTCACCGTCAGGCTCCTGTGGCCGGACCCGGCGGGGACAAACATGACAGTGGCCAGCGAGACGTGGCTGGAGGTGCAGAGACCCGGCTGGACCACGCTGGACGTGGGACTGGCCGTGCAGAGCGTCTCTGGACAGGACACCCCGCGGCTCACGGTGGAGCTGGAGGTGCCGGAGGACCGGGGGTCCCCCCTCCTGGCTGACCACAGCGATTCCCACCGGCCCTTCGTGGTGGCCCAAGCCCGGGCCAGGGCGTCCCACCGCGTCCACCGGCGCGGCGTCGACTGCGGGGCGGGCTCGAGGATGTGCTGCCGCCAGGAGTTCTTCGTGGACTTCAAGGAGATCGGCTGGGAGGACTGGATCATCCAGCCCGAGGGGTACCACATGAACTACTGCGCGGGGCTGTGCCCGCTGCACATGGCCGGGATCCCCGGCCTCGCCGCCTCCTTCCACACCGCCGTCCTCAACCGCATCAAAGCCGCCAGCGCGGCCGCGGCCGTGGATTCCTGCTGCGTCCCCACCCAGCGCCggcccctctccctgctctacTACGACCGCGACAGCAACATCGTCAAGACCGACATCCCCGACATGATCGTGGACTCCTGCGGCTGCACCTGA